CGCACGAGCATGGCCTGCGCCTGGGTGCGGACCAGGCTGCGCGCGTCGGTTCGGCTCATCGCCGAGGGACGCAACAGCAGGTTGGCGATGCGGTTCACATGCTCGCGCTGCAGCTCGCGCCGCAGCGCCGGGATGTCGGCTCGCCCGCCCAGCTCGCTCCACACCGACTTGTCGAGGCGGTTGTAGAGCTCGGACAGCCGAAGCGCCTCCTTCGGCGCCTTGGACTCGCTGTCGAGCAGGCGCGACGCGACGGTGTCGCTCATCAGCTGGCCGATGACGCCGCGCTGCAGCTCGATCAGCTGCGAGGCGAGCGAGAAGTCGGTGCCGGCCGTCTCCTCGCCGCGAAACACTGCGTCGGTGCGCTCCTGGTAGTCGAGCGTCAGCTTGCGCTGCAGCGCCGGCGAGAGCGTGAAGCTGTCGGCCGAGAGGAAGCTGGACGCCAGGATGTCGAGGGCGGCGCGCTGCTCGCCCGCCGGCACCGGCATCAGCGGATCGCGTCCGCTGCCGGCATGGTCGCGCAGGGTGCGCACGCCGCCGATCTGCCGCGTGAGGATGCCGGCAGCGCGGCCCATGTCGCGCAGCGCGAACGACACCGAGCGGCGCAGCACCGAGTAGTCCTGATCGGGGCCCAGCTGGCGCGTTTCCTGTCGCGTCAGCAGGTCGCGTGCGATGCCGACGCGCTTCTTGGCAAAGGCGACGGCGTCGGTGCCGAGGTCGAACTGCAGCGTCTCGGGGTCGACGCCGAGGAAGTTGTCCTCGTCGGTGCCGTAGGCGAGCGCGGGTTCGGCGCTGCGCGCCGCGAGCTTCTTCAGCTCGGCCTCTTCCTTGTCGGCCGGCAGCGGCTTGTAGGCGTACTCGATCGCCCAGTAGTCGTAGGGGCCCAGCGTGGTGTTGAACGGCGCCGGGAGTTTGTCCTTCGGGGTGCCGGCGGCGGCCAGGTTGATCGCGGCGTACTCCATCACCGACCCCGACACGCCGTGCTTGGCGGTGAACGCCGGGTCGGACAGCTGCTGGTCGGTGTAGATGCGCGACGAGCGGAAGTTGTGGCGCAGGCCGAGCGTGTGGCCCACCTCGTGCATCGTCACGTCCTTGAGGTAGTCGTAGACGAACTTCTCCGCCTCGGGACTGGCCGGATCGAGGTCGCCGCGTGCCTCGAGCACGTCGAGCGCATAGGCGAGCTGCTCGGCCGCATGGTCGGCGAACTCGCAGAAGGCGATGGCCTTGCCGCGTGCGCCGATCGCCAGCTGCTGGTGATCGTGCGCGGCCTCGGCGGCCAGCGGCGCGGCCAGCACCTGGGCGCGCAGCGCGCGCTGGTTGCGCGACGACAGGCTCTCGACACCGATGTCGGCGTCGAGGATCTCGCCGGTGCGCGGATCGACGTGGCTGGGACCGATGGCGCCGAAGGTCGGGCTGGAGTTGGTCATCCAGCGAATCGACGCGCGCCCGAAGTCCAGCGTGTCCCACTCGGCATCGGCCGGCTGCACCTCGACGCGCACGGCGTTGCGGAAACCGATGCGCTCGAACGCCTTGTTCCACTCCAGCACCCCGGCGGTGATGGGCGCGCGGTACTTCTCGGGAATCGTCTTGTCGAGCCAGAAGGTGATGGGCTTGACCGGCTCCGACATCTCGGCAGCGGGGTCGTTCTTCTCGAGGCGCCAACGGTTCACGAAGCGCTGGCGCGGCGTGCGCGCCAGGTCGTCGCTGAAGTCCATGACTGCGCTGGTGAAGTAGCCGACGCGCGCATCCGCCTTGCGCGGCTTCATCGGCTGCTCGGGCAGCCTGGCCAGCGAGTAGTGCAGCCCGATGAACATGCTGCGCGGGTCGGGCAGCGACTTCGGAGCGCTGGGCGCGAAGCCCATCGAGCCCGGCGTCGACTGCTGGATGGAGCCGGTGGAGTAGTGGTTCTGCACCTCCACCACCACCAGGTCGGGCGTGGCGCGCACCTGGGTGATGGCGGAATTGCGGGTGTCGAGCGAGTAGCCCTGGCGGTAGGTGCGCTGCAACTGGGTGCCGGTGCCCAGCATGTCGTTGACGAACAGCGCGTTCGCCTCGATCAGCACCGACTTGCGCTCCGGGTGCGGCAGGCTGAGCACGCTGGTGCTGGCCAGCAGGCTGGGCGAGAAGGCCGCCTGCACGGCTCGGCCGTTGGGGGTGTCGGCGCGGGCCACGAACTCGGTATTGCGGGCGAGCAGCTGAAGCTGGTTGTGCACGCGGTGGAACTCCACCACCACCTCCTCGCTCATCAGGCCGCCGTACAGACGGGCCTCGCCGATGCCGGTCTTGAACTTCGGCGACAGGAAGAAGGGATGGTCGAGGTCGGAGGGCTTCAGCTCGATCCAGACCTTGTCGTCCTTCTGCCAGAGGGTGAACAGCCCGTCGATGCGCCGGGCGTCCTTCACGATCTCGGTGAAGGGACGCAGGCTGCTGGAGGGCGCCGATGGTGCGGAGGAGCCCGTTTTCGGTGCGGCCGTGCTGGCCGCCGATGCCGCGGTGGCGACCAGCACGGGCGCAGGCGAGGCGTCGGGTTCTCGCTGGGGCTCGGCCTGCTGCGCCGTCACGGGGCGCATGGCGGCGCAGCCGGACACCAGTGCGAACAGGACGGGCGTCGCGAGCAGCGCGAACCGGGGACGAGGGCGAAACGAATACTTCATGGACCGACCCAGGTGAGAACGGCGGCTCGGAAGCATCGTTCGTGCCGCCCTCATAGGCGCTTTTTCTGCACCTTTCAGTGACCAGATTTTGCAGTCTGTGACTGCGCTCGTCACTGGGGAAAGGCCTGGGCCGGACTCAATCGGTCGGGATTGAAGTTATTTCACTGGCGCATCGAGCTCGGGCTACTTCAGCGCCTTGAAGCGCACTCGCTTCGGCCGCGCGCCCTCTTCTCCGAGCCGCTTCCTCTTGTCCGCCTCGTACTCCTGGTAGTTGCCGTCGAAGAAGAACCACTTCGAGTCGCCTTCGGCGGCCAGGATGTGGGTGGCGATGCGGTCGAGGAACCAGCGGTCGTGGCTGATCACCATCACCGAGCCGGCGAACTCGAGCAGCGCATCTTCGAGCGCACGCAAGGTCTCGACATCGAGGTCGTTCGACGGTTCGTCGAGGAAGAGCACGTTGCCGCCGGCGGCCAGCGTCTTGGCCAGGTGCAGGCGGCCGCGCTCTCCGCCCGACAGATTGCCGACCAGCTTCTGCTGGTCGTTGCCCTTGAAGTTGAAGCGTCCCAGGTAGGCGCGCGAGGGCATCACGAACTTGCCGACCGTGATGTTGTCGAGGCCGCCCGACACGTCCTGCCACACGGTCTTGTCGCTTTCCAGGCTTTCGCGGCTCTGGTCGACGAACGCCATCTTGACCGTCGGTCCGACCTTGATGTTGCCGCTGTCGGGCTTCTCCTTGCCGGAGATCATGCGAAACAGCGTGGACTTGCCCGCGCCGTTGGGGCCGATGATGCCCACGATGGCGCCCGCCGGAACCTTGAAGCTGAGGTCGTCGATCAGCACCCGATCGCCGTAGCTCTTGGTCACGTTCTCGAACTCGATCACCTCGTGGCCCAGTCGCTCGGACACCGGGATGAAGATCTCGTTGGTCTCGTTGCGCTTCTGGTATTCGATGTCCGACAGCTCTTCGAAGCGGGCCAGGCGCGCCTTGCTCTTGGTCTGCCGTCCCTTGGCATTCGAGCGCACCCATTTCAGCTCTTCCTTCATGGCCTTCATGTGGGCGTCTTCGGCCTTCTGCTCCTGCTCGAGGCGCGCCTCCTTCTGCTCGAGCCAGTCGCTGTAGTTGCCCTTCCAGGGAATGCCCTGGCCGCGGTCGAGCTCGAGGATCCACTCGGCGGCGTTGTCGAGGAAGTAGCGGTCGTGGGTGATGGCGACGACCGTGCCGGGGTAGCGCTGCAGGAACTGCTCCAGCCAGTCGACCGATTCGGCGTCGAGGTGGTTGGTGGGCTCGTCGAGCAGCAGCATGTCGGGCTTGGACAGCAGCAGGCGGCACAGCGCAACGCGGCGCTTCTCGCCCCCGGACAGCACGGCGATCTGCGCGTCCCACGGCGGCAGCCGCAGCGCGTCGGCGGCCAGCTCGAGCTGGAGGTCGGTGTTCTCGGAGCCGGCGGCGGCGATGATGGCCTCCAGCTCGGCCTGCTCGGCGGCCAGCTTGTCGAAGTCGGCATCCGGCTCGGCGTATTCGGCATACACCTCATCCAGGCGCGCCTTGGCGGCCAGCACGCCGCCGATGCCCTGCTCCACCGCATGGCGCACGGTCTGGTCGGGGTCGAGCTGGGGCTCCTGCGGCAGGTAGCCGATCTTCAGCCCGGGCATCGGGACAGCCTCGCCTTCGATGTCGTGGTCGAGCCCGGCCATGATCTTCAGCAGCGTGCTCTTGCCGGATCCGTTGAGGCCCAGCACGCCGATCTTGGCGCCGGGAAAGAACGACAGCGAGATGTTCTTGAGGATCTGGCGCTTGGGCGGAACGATCTTGCCCACGCGGTTCATCGTGAATACGTACTGAGCCATGCTTGGTCCTGTGGCGTGTTTGTCGTCGGTTCGAAGGGAAGGCCGGGCCGCAGAACGCGGTGGCGACGCCGCTATTGTCGCCGCACTGCAAGGGCGGGGGCTTTCTGCTACGTTGCCCCCCTATGCCGCGCCTGCTCTACGTCTTCACGCTGTGCAACCTGGTGATCGGCACCGGCGCCTTCGTTCTCAGCGGAATCCTGGCGCCGATCAGCATGTCGCTCGGCGTGAGCATCGCCACCAGCGGGCAGGCGATGACGGCCTACGCGCTGTCGACCGCCGTGCTCGCGCCGCTGGCGCTGGTGCTCACCGGCAGCTGGCCGCGCAAGCGGGCGCTGTGCTTCGGTATGGCGGTGTTCGCGCTCGGCAACGCCCTGTGCGCGCTGGCCCCCAGCTTCACCATGCTGCTCCTGGGACGCGTGCTGATGGGCGTCGGCGCGATGTTCACGCCGGTCGCCGCGGGCATCGCCGTCGCGCTGGTCGATCCGGCGCGCCGCGGCCGCGCGCTTTCGCTGGTCTTCCTCGGCATCAGCCTGAGCTATGTGGTGGGACTGCCGCTGGGCGCCTGGCTCGGGTTCCGCTTCGGCTGGCAATGGCCGATCGCGCTGGTCGCGATGCTGGCATTGCTGAGCTTCGGCGCGCTGCTGGTGCTGCTGCCCAAGGACATCGCCGCGCCCGGCGCAAGCTTCAAGGGACTGGGCGAGCTGCTTACCCGGGCGGCGGTGCTGTGGACGCTGAGCCTCACGCTGCTGTACTTCATCGCCATCTTCCTGGTCTTCTCCTACATCGGCCCGGTGCTGCAGTCGCTGCAGCCGATGTCGGGCGAGCGCATGTCTGCCACGCTCGCCATGTTCGGCGTGTCGGGCGTCATCGGCACGCTGGTCGGCGGCTGGGCCAACGACCACTTCGGCGCGCGGCGCTCGCTGGTCGTCCAGCTGTCGGTGCTGGGCACCATGATGGCCGTGCTGCCGCTGACGCGCGGCCACTACGAGTGGATGGTGCTCACGCTGCTCGTCTGGGGGATCGCCGGCTTCGGGATGATGGCGCCTCAGCAGTCGCGCCTGGCCGTTCTGGCGCCGGCGCAGGCGCCGGTGCTGCTGTCGCTCAACACTTCGATGCTGTACTTCGGCACGGCGCTCGGCGCCGCGATCGGCGGTGCGGCGTCGGCGCACCTTCCCTTCGACCAGATGGCCTGGGTGGGTGTGCCGTTCGCGCTGGCCGGGCTGCTCACCTTGTGGATCAGCGCAGGAAATCGAGGGCTTCTCAAGCCGGCCTGACCCGCCGCGCCCGGTACAATCCGTTCCACCAGCGCAGACTCCAGTCACTACGCTGCCGTCAGTCCTGACACCGAGCCCCGCGCTCACCCACCTTCTGCCTGCGACTGGCGCCCGAGAAGCTCGAGCGACAGGCCGATCCCCGATGGACCCCCATGTCTTTTGACTCTCTCGGCCTTGCCGAGCCGCTGCTGCGTGCCGTGCACGAACAGGGCTACACCACGCCCACGCCGATCCAGGCGCAAGCCATTCCCGCAGTGCTGTCCGGCGGCGACCTGCTCGCCGGCGCCCAGACCGGCACCGGCAAGACCGCCGGCTTCACGCTGCCGATGCTTCACCGGCTGGCGCAAAAGCCCGCAGTGCGCGACGCCAAGGGCCGCCTGCCCATCCGCGCGCTGATCCTCACACCGACACGCGAGCTTGCCGCGCAGGTGGAAGAAAGCGTGCGCACCTACGGCAAGTACCTCAAGCTCACGTCGATGGTGATGTTCGGCGGCGTCGGCATGCAGCCGCAGATCGACAAGCTGCGGCGCGGCATCGACATCCTCGTGGCCACGCCCGGCCGCCTGCTCGACCACCACCAGCAGCGCACGCTCGACCTGAGCCATGTCGAGATCTTCGTGCTCGACGAAGCCGATCGCATGCTGGACATGGGCTTCATCCACGACATCAAGAAAGTGCTGGCGATCGTGCCGCCGCAGAAGCAGAGCCTGCTCTTCTCGGCAACGTTCAGCGACGAGATCAAGAACCTCGCCGATCGCCTGCTGAACAAGCCGGCGCTGATCGAGGTGGCCCGCCGCAACCAGACCGCCGACACGATCGCTCAGAAGGTGCACCCGGTCGGCCGCGAGCTGAAGAAGGACCTGCTCACGCACCTGATCAAGACCAACGACTGGCACCAGGTCCTCGTCTTCACCCGCATGAAGCACGGCGCGAACCGCCTCGTCGAGCACCTGCTCAAGCAAGGCATCAGCGCGATGGCGATCCACGGCAACAAGAGCCAGGGCGCGCGCACCAAGGCGCTGGCCGATTTCAAGAGCGGCGAGCTGCGCGTGCTGGTCGCCACCGACATCGCCGCCCGCGGCATCGACATCGACCAGCTGCCGCATGTCGTCAACTTCGAAATGCCCAACGTGCCCGAGGACTACGTGCACCGCATCGGCCGTACCGGCCGCGCCGGCGCACAAGGCGAGGCGGTGTCGCTGGTGTGCCTGGACGAAGAGATCTTCCTGCGCGACATCGAGAAGCTGATCAAGCGCGAGATTCCCCGGGAAGCCGTCAACGGGTTCGGCCCGCCCGCCGGCGAGAAGGCCGAACCCATCGTGCTGGGGCGCATGGTCATCGGCACCGGCGCAGGCCGCGGCGGCCACCGCCACGCCAGCGCCCCACGCGGCGGCCACGCGCCTGCCGGCGGG
The Piscinibacter sp. XHJ-5 DNA segment above includes these coding regions:
- a CDS encoding MFS transporter yields the protein MPRLLYVFTLCNLVIGTGAFVLSGILAPISMSLGVSIATSGQAMTAYALSTAVLAPLALVLTGSWPRKRALCFGMAVFALGNALCALAPSFTMLLLGRVLMGVGAMFTPVAAGIAVALVDPARRGRALSLVFLGISLSYVVGLPLGAWLGFRFGWQWPIALVAMLALLSFGALLVLLPKDIAAPGASFKGLGELLTRAAVLWTLSLTLLYFIAIFLVFSYIGPVLQSLQPMSGERMSATLAMFGVSGVIGTLVGGWANDHFGARRSLVVQLSVLGTMMAVLPLTRGHYEWMVLTLLVWGIAGFGMMAPQQSRLAVLAPAQAPVLLSLNTSMLYFGTALGAAIGGAASAHLPFDQMAWVGVPFALAGLLTLWISAGNRGLLKPA
- a CDS encoding DEAD/DEAH box helicase is translated as MSFDSLGLAEPLLRAVHEQGYTTPTPIQAQAIPAVLSGGDLLAGAQTGTGKTAGFTLPMLHRLAQKPAVRDAKGRLPIRALILTPTRELAAQVEESVRTYGKYLKLTSMVMFGGVGMQPQIDKLRRGIDILVATPGRLLDHHQQRTLDLSHVEIFVLDEADRMLDMGFIHDIKKVLAIVPPQKQSLLFSATFSDEIKNLADRLLNKPALIEVARRNQTADTIAQKVHPVGRELKKDLLTHLIKTNDWHQVLVFTRMKHGANRLVEHLLKQGISAMAIHGNKSQGARTKALADFKSGELRVLVATDIAARGIDIDQLPHVVNFEMPNVPEDYVHRIGRTGRAGAQGEAVSLVCLDEEIFLRDIEKLIKREIPREAVNGFGPPAGEKAEPIVLGRMVIGTGAGRGGHRHASAPRGGHAPAGGAHPHRGRQDSGSRAPAPARGHHPPAAPAHAKGGGTHGTPARHSGNAPARAAAPPAAGGAPAPRPERRDAKPLPRLTQPKR
- a CDS encoding zinc-dependent metalloprotease — translated: MKYSFRPRPRFALLATPVLFALVSGCAAMRPVTAQQAEPQREPDASPAPVLVATAASAASTAAPKTGSSAPSAPSSSLRPFTEIVKDARRIDGLFTLWQKDDKVWIELKPSDLDHPFFLSPKFKTGIGEARLYGGLMSEEVVVEFHRVHNQLQLLARNTEFVARADTPNGRAVQAAFSPSLLASTSVLSLPHPERKSVLIEANALFVNDMLGTGTQLQRTYRQGYSLDTRNSAITQVRATPDLVVVEVQNHYSTGSIQQSTPGSMGFAPSAPKSLPDPRSMFIGLHYSLARLPEQPMKPRKADARVGYFTSAVMDFSDDLARTPRQRFVNRWRLEKNDPAAEMSEPVKPITFWLDKTIPEKYRAPITAGVLEWNKAFERIGFRNAVRVEVQPADAEWDTLDFGRASIRWMTNSSPTFGAIGPSHVDPRTGEILDADIGVESLSSRNQRALRAQVLAAPLAAEAAHDHQQLAIGARGKAIAFCEFADHAAEQLAYALDVLEARGDLDPASPEAEKFVYDYLKDVTMHEVGHTLGLRHNFRSSRIYTDQQLSDPAFTAKHGVSGSVMEYAAINLAAAGTPKDKLPAPFNTTLGPYDYWAIEYAYKPLPADKEEAELKKLAARSAEPALAYGTDEDNFLGVDPETLQFDLGTDAVAFAKKRVGIARDLLTRQETRQLGPDQDYSVLRRSVSFALRDMGRAAGILTRQIGGVRTLRDHAGSGRDPLMPVPAGEQRAALDILASSFLSADSFTLSPALQRKLTLDYQERTDAVFRGEETAGTDFSLASQLIELQRGVIGQLMSDTVASRLLDSESKAPKEALRLSELYNRLDKSVWSELGGRADIPALRRELQREHVNRIANLLLRPSAMSRTDARSLVRTQAQAMLVRISAASKRTGLSAEARAHLQDSADTLSQALGAKLQRAGA
- the ettA gene encoding energy-dependent translational throttle protein EttA, translating into MAQYVFTMNRVGKIVPPKRQILKNISLSFFPGAKIGVLGLNGSGKSTLLKIMAGLDHDIEGEAVPMPGLKIGYLPQEPQLDPDQTVRHAVEQGIGGVLAAKARLDEVYAEYAEPDADFDKLAAEQAELEAIIAAAGSENTDLQLELAADALRLPPWDAQIAVLSGGEKRRVALCRLLLSKPDMLLLDEPTNHLDAESVDWLEQFLQRYPGTVVAITHDRYFLDNAAEWILELDRGQGIPWKGNYSDWLEQKEARLEQEQKAEDAHMKAMKEELKWVRSNAKGRQTKSKARLARFEELSDIEYQKRNETNEIFIPVSERLGHEVIEFENVTKSYGDRVLIDDLSFKVPAGAIVGIIGPNGAGKSTLFRMISGKEKPDSGNIKVGPTVKMAFVDQSRESLESDKTVWQDVSGGLDNITVGKFVMPSRAYLGRFNFKGNDQQKLVGNLSGGERGRLHLAKTLAAGGNVLFLDEPSNDLDVETLRALEDALLEFAGSVMVISHDRWFLDRIATHILAAEGDSKWFFFDGNYQEYEADKRKRLGEEGARPKRVRFKALK